The Petropleomorpha daqingensis genome includes a window with the following:
- a CDS encoding very short patch repair endonuclease — MSRRMSNVRKRDNGPEMAVRRLLHAAGLRYRVAWPVPGQRRRTIDIAFTKARLAVFIDGCFWHGCPLHATSPKANAAWWAEKISTNQARDVDVTAELEQMRWTVMRFWEHEPPYDVVACIVAFLEGHAATQGAVTSTCSSKAAMKSAE, encoded by the coding sequence ATGTCCCGCCGTATGAGCAACGTGAGAAAGCGGGACAACGGACCTGAGATGGCCGTGCGCCGGCTGCTGCACGCCGCCGGGCTCCGCTACCGAGTGGCCTGGCCAGTGCCGGGGCAGCGACGGCGGACCATCGACATCGCCTTCACCAAAGCGCGGCTGGCGGTCTTCATCGACGGGTGTTTCTGGCACGGGTGCCCGCTGCACGCGACGTCTCCCAAAGCCAACGCAGCATGGTGGGCGGAGAAGATCTCCACGAACCAGGCACGGGACGTTGACGTGACCGCTGAGTTGGAGCAGATGCGATGGACCGTGATGAGATTCTGGGAGCACGAGCCGCCCTACGACGTCGTTGCCTGCATCGTCGCCTTTCTCGAAGGCCATGCGGCAACTCAGGGTGCCGTGACCTCCACGTGCTCATCCAAAGCGGCCATGAAGTCGGCCGAGTAG
- a CDS encoding Eco57I restriction-modification methylase domain-containing protein: MRPRRPRRRTEDLFAWLELVLTDGPFLSRPALKAQFAAGLPRPDDAVDNVREAFRSGFGDWERAWTQSMRAEGRADVTTSVEYLSQRDVWVRTFLTEVLEWGEYYRTDPGAAVTATNLDGSVTVQSSGALDAGGVRAAVVLVVDPTEDLAAPGADGWTASAIDRAAALLRASGQNGGTRAPVAIVTDGRWWSLVWQNAQGGTGSGTFDGALFREEPDLRDAFWALARLTSLAGGAPERRLDALLDASMASAEEITDALGNQVRASVELLVQSFSASHLRALADGSASPLPANAHEVYDAAVTSMMRTVFLLFAEANELLPTQQLYREAYGISDVLDRLDERRRHAVGVEGDEALGATFDTWHRLLATTRALYEGATFEDLRMPAYGGSLFDPDRFPWLTSVNEVSGGLQVLVDDRAMYHVLRSVQHVDVNGEDRQVSFRDLDVEQIGYVYEGLLGYSARYTDELVVGLQGPENGSEPEVALETLHELNDLAEEDPDDFAERLVAWVKEHQPAAKSRTVRQLAKAYAESGDIAVQDEARRRLRPVVGDGALVDELIGYYKLMRLDPRGLPYVVPAGGLVVVETRSRATSGTHYTPRSLAEEVVHHALEPLVYSPGPLLTANTTEWVPISASELLDLKVVDIAVGSGAFLVAAARYLADRLLEAWDREGIGQEDSTAEERRHHRVEAIREVIAHCLYGADINPMAVEMCKLSLWLVSLDPDRPFSFVDDKILCGNSLLGLTELRQLRGLHIAPSATRLRNPGFTVDVDSAIRRATEVRHQLSTTVSEADSMRSTRAKRALLAQLEENNQVLRSVGDGIIAAGLIMGGKGGRQLDAKYEALSLALMNAFPAGEGGDRRALDRILEQGLTPSVQTDYERWEPLHWIIEFPDVMIEHGGFDAVIGNPPFLGGKKISPAMGQNLRLWLVNQLAGGTSGNADLVAYFFLRAASLLADKRGQLGLIATNTIAQGDTREVGLDRLVVHGFTLRRTIRSATWPARGANLEYAAIWATQGELAAGTQRVADGVIVPAISTLLEAEGRVKGQPSRLAENVRVAFQGSIILGRGFVLTPMRAKELIARDERNSEVVLPYLNGEDLNGRPDSSASRWVIDFKERTEEEARSYREPWEIVEGSVRGQRITKDATRYPRMVNEWWKYWNARPGLYGAIREFDRVLAIAQVSRTLMPVAVPTGQVLDAKLIVFALTPGSGAVLFSSLHQAWAIKYGTTMRTDATYTPSSIFETFARPASGPTLEAAGETLEARRRAVMLRRSVGLTKLYNLINDRDCLSEPDINSLRDIHVALDHAVLDAYGWSDVPLNHGFHAYRGVERFTIDPAARVELLDRLLEENHRRAVSQSGDAEMDIEDSDELDLEGMGE; the protein is encoded by the coding sequence GTGAGACCGCGTCGGCCTCGTCGTCGTACGGAAGACCTGTTCGCATGGCTGGAACTTGTGCTGACGGACGGCCCGTTCCTGTCCCGGCCCGCGCTGAAGGCTCAGTTCGCGGCTGGACTGCCACGGCCCGACGACGCCGTCGACAACGTCCGCGAGGCGTTCCGGTCCGGCTTCGGCGACTGGGAGCGAGCGTGGACGCAGTCGATGCGCGCCGAGGGCCGCGCGGACGTCACGACCTCGGTCGAGTACCTCAGCCAGCGCGACGTATGGGTCCGCACATTCCTGACCGAGGTGCTGGAGTGGGGGGAGTACTACCGGACGGATCCGGGCGCCGCCGTCACCGCGACGAACCTGGATGGCTCGGTGACGGTCCAGAGTTCGGGCGCACTCGACGCGGGAGGTGTCCGGGCGGCTGTCGTTCTGGTGGTAGACCCGACGGAGGATCTCGCCGCACCAGGAGCCGATGGATGGACGGCGAGCGCCATCGACCGTGCTGCAGCGCTGCTCCGTGCATCCGGCCAGAATGGCGGCACCCGAGCGCCCGTGGCCATCGTGACCGACGGACGTTGGTGGTCGCTCGTCTGGCAGAACGCCCAAGGTGGCACGGGATCAGGAACTTTCGACGGGGCACTCTTCCGTGAAGAACCCGATCTGCGTGACGCCTTCTGGGCGCTGGCCCGGCTGACGTCCCTCGCCGGTGGAGCCCCGGAGCGCCGACTCGACGCACTGCTCGACGCCAGCATGGCGAGCGCGGAAGAGATCACCGACGCGCTGGGCAACCAGGTCCGCGCGTCCGTGGAACTGCTCGTCCAGTCCTTCTCCGCGTCCCACCTGCGCGCCCTTGCGGATGGCTCGGCCTCGCCTCTGCCGGCCAACGCGCATGAGGTCTACGACGCCGCCGTCACCTCCATGATGCGGACCGTCTTCCTCCTCTTCGCCGAGGCGAACGAGCTGCTCCCGACCCAACAGCTCTATCGCGAGGCATACGGGATCTCCGACGTCCTCGACCGCCTCGACGAGCGCCGCCGTCACGCGGTTGGTGTGGAGGGGGACGAGGCGCTCGGGGCGACCTTCGACACGTGGCACCGTCTGCTCGCAACGACCCGTGCGCTGTATGAAGGGGCGACGTTCGAGGACCTCCGCATGCCGGCCTACGGTGGGTCCCTCTTCGACCCGGACCGGTTCCCGTGGCTCACATCGGTGAACGAAGTCAGCGGCGGGCTGCAGGTGCTCGTCGACGACCGGGCGATGTACCACGTCCTCCGATCCGTCCAGCACGTCGACGTCAACGGAGAGGACCGGCAGGTCTCCTTTCGCGACCTCGACGTCGAGCAGATTGGCTACGTCTACGAGGGTCTGCTCGGGTATTCCGCTCGGTATACCGACGAGCTCGTCGTTGGCCTCCAAGGTCCGGAGAACGGGTCCGAGCCCGAGGTGGCACTAGAGACGCTTCACGAGCTCAATGACCTAGCGGAGGAGGACCCCGACGATTTCGCCGAGCGTCTAGTTGCCTGGGTGAAGGAGCATCAGCCGGCAGCGAAGAGTCGCACAGTGCGCCAGCTCGCCAAGGCCTACGCCGAGAGCGGCGACATCGCGGTCCAGGACGAGGCTCGACGCCGGCTCCGACCGGTCGTTGGTGACGGTGCCCTGGTGGACGAGCTGATCGGCTACTACAAGCTGATGCGACTCGACCCTCGCGGTCTGCCATACGTGGTCCCAGCCGGTGGACTCGTGGTGGTGGAGACACGGTCGAGGGCTACGTCGGGCACGCATTACACACCTCGGTCGCTGGCGGAGGAGGTCGTCCACCACGCCCTTGAACCCCTCGTCTACTCGCCAGGGCCGCTGCTGACGGCGAACACAACCGAATGGGTGCCGATCTCCGCCTCCGAACTGCTCGACCTCAAGGTCGTGGACATCGCAGTCGGCTCTGGAGCATTCCTGGTTGCAGCAGCGCGATACCTCGCTGATCGCTTGCTCGAGGCATGGGACAGGGAGGGAATCGGCCAAGAGGACTCCACCGCCGAGGAGAGGCGTCACCACCGAGTCGAGGCCATCCGTGAAGTGATCGCGCACTGCCTCTATGGGGCGGACATCAACCCGATGGCCGTCGAGATGTGCAAGTTGTCGCTCTGGCTCGTGTCCCTCGATCCCGATCGCCCGTTCTCCTTCGTCGACGACAAGATCCTTTGCGGCAATTCGCTGCTCGGTCTCACCGAGCTGCGCCAGCTCCGCGGCCTGCACATCGCCCCCAGCGCAACTCGCCTCCGGAATCCCGGATTCACCGTTGACGTCGACTCCGCGATCCGTAGAGCGACGGAGGTGCGCCATCAGCTCTCCACAACCGTCTCCGAGGCGGACAGCATGCGGTCCACCAGAGCCAAGCGCGCACTGCTCGCGCAGTTGGAGGAGAACAACCAGGTCTTGCGGTCCGTCGGCGACGGAATCATCGCCGCGGGGTTGATCATGGGCGGCAAGGGTGGAAGGCAGCTTGACGCCAAGTATGAGGCGCTCTCCCTGGCGCTCATGAATGCTTTCCCGGCCGGGGAGGGGGGTGATCGCCGCGCTCTCGACCGAATCCTCGAGCAAGGGCTGACTCCCAGTGTGCAAACCGACTATGAACGATGGGAACCACTGCACTGGATTATCGAATTCCCGGACGTCATGATCGAGCACGGCGGCTTCGACGCTGTGATCGGCAACCCACCGTTTCTCGGCGGCAAGAAGATCAGCCCAGCGATGGGTCAAAACTTGCGCCTCTGGTTGGTCAATCAACTCGCCGGCGGTACGTCGGGAAATGCCGATCTCGTTGCGTACTTCTTTCTCCGCGCCGCCTCCCTGCTGGCCGATAAGCGTGGCCAGCTCGGGCTCATCGCCACGAACACGATCGCTCAAGGTGACACTCGGGAAGTCGGCCTCGACCGGCTTGTCGTCCATGGATTCACTCTGCGACGGACGATCCGGAGCGCGACTTGGCCGGCTCGTGGTGCAAATCTCGAATACGCGGCCATTTGGGCAACGCAAGGCGAGCTTGCGGCTGGAACTCAGCGAGTTGCTGACGGAGTGATCGTGCCGGCAATTTCTACCCTCCTGGAGGCGGAGGGGAGAGTTAAGGGGCAACCCTCGCGGTTGGCCGAGAATGTCCGTGTCGCATTTCAGGGCTCGATCATTCTCGGTCGCGGGTTCGTGCTCACGCCAATGCGAGCAAAGGAACTTATTGCGAGAGATGAGCGGAATTCCGAGGTCGTGCTCCCATATCTCAATGGCGAGGATCTCAATGGACGACCGGACTCCTCGGCGAGCAGGTGGGTGATCGACTTCAAAGAGCGGACCGAAGAGGAGGCGCGCAGTTACCGCGAGCCCTGGGAAATAGTTGAGGGTTCGGTAAGGGGGCAGCGGATCACGAAGGACGCCACGCGATACCCTCGGATGGTCAACGAGTGGTGGAAGTACTGGAATGCAAGGCCAGGTCTCTACGGTGCCATTCGCGAGTTCGATCGAGTGCTCGCCATTGCGCAGGTAAGCCGGACGCTGATGCCCGTCGCTGTTCCGACCGGACAGGTCCTCGACGCCAAGCTTATTGTGTTCGCTTTGACCCCTGGATCGGGCGCCGTGTTGTTCTCTAGCTTGCATCAAGCTTGGGCCATCAAGTATGGCACGACAATGCGCACGGATGCCACCTATACGCCGAGCTCCATCTTTGAGACCTTCGCAAGGCCTGCCAGTGGGCCGACTCTTGAGGCAGCCGGCGAAACTCTTGAGGCGAGGCGTCGCGCCGTGATGCTTCGACGTAGTGTCGGACTTACAAAGCTGTACAACCTCATCAATGACCGTGATTGTCTTAGTGAGCCCGATATAAATTCTCTGCGCGACATCCATGTGGCATTGGACCATGCCGTTCTCGACGCCTATGGATGGTCGGATGTTCCGCTGAACCACGGATTCCACGCGTACCGAGGGGTGGAGCGTTTCACCATCGACCCTGCAGCGCGCGTCGAGCTGCTCGACCGCCTTCTTGAGGAGAATCACCGGCGCGCCGTGTCGCAAAGCGGTGACGCTGAAATGGATATCGAGGACTCCGATGAGCTTGACCTCGAAGGGATGGGCGAATGA
- a CDS encoding DNA cytosine methyltransferase encodes MSHSIVGLFAGIGGMELGLQQAGVDEPSELYEWWQPARSVLAKRFQDADLNGDVIGLRDLRDATIVTAGFPCTDLSQAGRTSGLEGLASGLIRHVLQLLRTSQPEWVLIENVPNMLRLRRGAAVQEITASLESAGYDWAYRTVDSRSFGLPQRRKRVYLLASAVHDPAAVLFREDAPSEDPDGAALGAERGSSYGFYWTEGNRGTGWAIDAVPTLKGSTTVSIPSPPAVWMCGGDPGRRIVRPSIEAAEVLQGFPAGWTSSAPVRDRWKLVGNAVSVPVARWIGEGLLAREAPCPDDIARTLRVDGRPWPSAACHAGGKTWDVSVSAWPRSPATDYVHLADVLEQFGDEPLSHRATKGFRDRLRRSSLRYSADFMAALDEHVEVTAP; translated from the coding sequence GTGTCCCACTCGATCGTCGGTCTCTTCGCAGGGATCGGTGGCATGGAGCTGGGACTCCAGCAGGCGGGTGTCGACGAGCCGTCGGAGCTGTATGAGTGGTGGCAGCCTGCGAGGTCCGTGCTTGCGAAGCGGTTCCAGGACGCCGACCTAAACGGGGACGTAATCGGGCTGCGCGATCTGCGTGACGCCACGATCGTGACCGCTGGATTTCCCTGCACCGACCTCTCTCAGGCGGGGCGCACCTCAGGTCTAGAGGGCCTCGCGTCGGGCCTCATCCGGCACGTGCTCCAGCTCCTCCGGACGTCGCAGCCGGAGTGGGTGCTCATCGAGAACGTGCCCAACATGCTCAGATTGAGGCGAGGCGCGGCTGTTCAGGAGATCACCGCTTCCCTGGAGTCTGCTGGCTACGACTGGGCGTACCGCACCGTCGACTCGCGCTCTTTCGGCCTTCCCCAGCGACGCAAGCGTGTCTACCTGCTCGCGTCAGCGGTGCATGATCCGGCAGCCGTCTTGTTTCGCGAGGACGCGCCATCCGAAGACCCGGACGGCGCCGCGCTGGGTGCTGAGAGGGGAAGCTCCTACGGCTTCTACTGGACCGAAGGCAATCGAGGGACTGGCTGGGCGATCGACGCCGTTCCAACGCTGAAGGGCTCGACCACCGTGAGCATCCCGAGCCCGCCCGCAGTGTGGATGTGCGGAGGCGACCCGGGGAGGCGAATCGTTCGTCCCTCGATCGAAGCGGCCGAAGTACTGCAAGGCTTCCCCGCAGGTTGGACCTCGAGTGCTCCCGTGCGCGATCGCTGGAAGCTCGTAGGCAATGCGGTGAGCGTGCCAGTGGCCCGCTGGATCGGTGAGGGACTGCTAGCGCGTGAGGCTCCGTGCCCGGACGACATCGCTCGAACCCTTCGAGTCGACGGTCGACCGTGGCCGTCTGCAGCGTGTCATGCCGGAGGCAAGACATGGGATGTCTCGGTGTCCGCATGGCCACGATCGCCGGCAACTGACTACGTGCACCTCGCCGACGTCCTGGAGCAATTTGGTGACGAGCCGCTGTCGCACAGGGCGACGAAAGGCTTCCGCGACCGGTTGCGCCGCAGCAGTCTGCGCTACTCGGCCGACTTCATGGCCGCTTTGGATGAGCACGTGGAGGTCACGGCACCCTGA
- the drmD gene encoding DISARM system SNF2-like helicase DrmD, protein MPAAPLPEVGQLVDVRGARWVVTDVTPQGLPRSSADDGAAGLQHAVALQAMGDDRFGDELRVVWEIESGTNLVPEQGLPHTLDDAEIDDPATLAAFVDALRWGAVTSADPAAYQAPFRSGATVEPYQLEPLRRALAAPRTNLLLADDVGLGKTIEAGLVVQELLLRHRARSVIVVCPAGLVLKWRDEMAEKFGLSFEVISSESMRDVRRRYGVHANPFVLFPRVIVSMSWLPTARAQRLLQAAFDVARQRRATDGFAFDVLVVDEAHHVAPSAPQRTSEKRVYAVDSQRTVAVRELARMSEHRLFLSATPHNGYHESFTALLEMVDDHRFARGAEIDHVALGEVAVRRLKTDLHDERFHQREVRALPFSPNEDEAEAYQRLVQLIERRERAARAGQSNASDIAALLLKKRFLSSPWAFAKTASAYLEARRDGREPELPDYDDVMGENSSDDEEGRSSQLELDTLLDTRRALPDLAQRDADDLEALISWGEGYEASPDSRLRTLMTFLDAVTRPDGTWSNERVVVFTEYVDTLEWIQAVLEGVGYDSSRLAVIHGQTPQEDREDIRRRFNADPSEHPVRLLLATDAAGEGIDLQHYCHRMVNFDVPFNPNRLEQRIGRIDRYGQTDIPIAWHFVPAGSGASALARDMDLLKRLTDKMQNVRADLGSANPVLAPDVERQLLGRVAARPARAAANASQKAVNDMLKGERRLSGELTRIAGELSVVRDRLHLHPANVRRVVDTALVLQHQPQLVEVGDDRSDAAVLEVPRSIGPTWQLATADLDDPLTGKRRPITFDGDVVLAGRTDIVHAHLGHPLVQLATRTLRQELWQPVPSIHRVTAVVVPGLQDSFAAAVARLVLVGASGVRLHEEVFLAGTRLRRRQELGGELSEELLAATLDGDHLMPVPTPVLRAIVQRWNAEADEPEGLRGRVERSVGVRTERRVRELVTDLDARLESDLSRVDGIFQRFEQTLTRSLARMEREAREAEETLFEPDGSAAQRRRDIREVQRRLGVLSEERAREQIAVRARYARPVPHVFIGALVLALTPDDAEVAA, encoded by the coding sequence ATGCCTGCGGCACCCTTGCCCGAGGTGGGCCAGCTTGTAGACGTGCGGGGAGCCCGCTGGGTAGTCACAGACGTAACTCCCCAGGGCCTTCCGCGCTCGTCCGCGGACGACGGCGCGGCAGGGCTCCAGCACGCGGTCGCACTGCAGGCAATGGGTGATGACCGATTCGGCGACGAGCTGCGCGTGGTCTGGGAGATCGAGAGCGGAACCAATCTCGTCCCCGAACAGGGTCTGCCGCACACCCTCGACGACGCCGAGATCGACGATCCTGCGACCCTCGCGGCCTTCGTCGACGCCCTGCGCTGGGGAGCGGTCACTTCAGCGGACCCGGCGGCCTATCAGGCGCCGTTCCGCAGCGGTGCGACGGTGGAGCCCTATCAGCTGGAGCCCTTGCGACGTGCTCTGGCAGCGCCCCGGACGAACCTGCTGCTCGCAGACGATGTCGGTCTCGGGAAGACGATCGAGGCAGGTCTCGTCGTCCAAGAGCTGTTGCTCCGGCACCGTGCACGCTCGGTGATCGTCGTCTGCCCAGCCGGCCTCGTGCTCAAGTGGCGCGATGAGATGGCGGAGAAGTTCGGTCTCTCGTTCGAGGTGATCAGCTCGGAGAGCATGCGGGATGTCCGCCGGCGGTACGGCGTCCACGCGAACCCGTTCGTCCTGTTCCCACGGGTCATCGTCTCGATGTCCTGGTTGCCTACTGCTCGCGCCCAACGGCTCCTCCAAGCAGCATTCGACGTCGCTCGTCAGCGGAGGGCGACGGACGGGTTCGCGTTCGACGTCCTCGTCGTCGACGAAGCGCACCACGTCGCGCCGTCGGCGCCGCAGAGGACTTCCGAGAAGCGCGTCTACGCCGTGGACTCCCAACGGACCGTGGCTGTGCGGGAGCTCGCTCGCATGTCCGAACACCGCCTCTTCTTGAGCGCTACCCCGCACAACGGATACCACGAATCGTTCACCGCACTGCTGGAGATGGTGGACGATCACCGGTTCGCTCGCGGCGCAGAAATCGACCATGTCGCCCTCGGCGAGGTGGCGGTTCGCCGGCTCAAGACGGATTTGCACGACGAGCGCTTTCATCAGCGCGAGGTGAGGGCCCTGCCCTTCTCCCCGAACGAGGACGAGGCTGAGGCCTACCAACGACTCGTCCAGCTCATCGAACGGCGAGAGCGGGCCGCCCGGGCGGGGCAGTCGAATGCATCCGACATCGCGGCGCTCCTGCTCAAGAAGCGTTTCCTGTCCTCGCCCTGGGCGTTCGCCAAGACCGCCAGCGCGTACCTGGAGGCGCGGCGAGACGGCCGCGAGCCAGAGCTTCCGGACTACGACGACGTCATGGGGGAGAACTCCTCCGACGACGAGGAGGGCCGCTCGTCTCAACTCGAGCTCGACACACTGCTCGACACGCGACGAGCGCTGCCGGATCTGGCGCAGCGAGACGCGGATGACCTCGAAGCCCTGATCTCGTGGGGGGAGGGTTACGAGGCGTCCCCGGACTCACGTCTCCGAACGTTGATGACGTTCCTGGACGCTGTCACCAGACCCGATGGGACGTGGTCCAACGAGCGCGTCGTCGTGTTTACCGAGTACGTGGACACGCTCGAGTGGATCCAGGCGGTGCTCGAGGGCGTCGGCTACGACTCCAGCCGGCTCGCGGTGATCCATGGGCAGACGCCTCAAGAGGACCGTGAAGACATTCGCCGCCGGTTCAACGCCGACCCGTCGGAACATCCGGTCCGCCTTCTGCTAGCCACGGATGCGGCTGGCGAAGGAATCGATCTGCAGCACTATTGCCATCGCATGGTCAACTTCGACGTCCCGTTCAACCCCAACCGCTTGGAGCAGCGCATCGGCCGGATCGATCGCTACGGGCAGACCGACATTCCCATCGCATGGCACTTCGTCCCCGCGGGGAGTGGAGCCTCCGCCCTTGCCCGGGATATGGACCTCCTGAAGCGCCTCACAGACAAGATGCAGAACGTCCGGGCAGACCTCGGATCTGCCAATCCGGTGCTCGCGCCGGACGTCGAACGTCAGCTTCTCGGCCGGGTGGCGGCTCGCCCCGCCCGCGCGGCCGCGAACGCTTCGCAGAAGGCCGTCAACGACATGCTCAAGGGCGAACGACGGCTCTCCGGTGAGCTGACGCGGATCGCCGGTGAACTGAGTGTCGTCCGCGATCGACTCCATCTCCACCCCGCCAACGTCCGCCGGGTAGTTGACACCGCGCTGGTCCTGCAGCACCAGCCGCAGTTGGTTGAGGTCGGTGACGACCGCAGCGATGCTGCGGTTTTAGAGGTGCCCCGGAGCATCGGACCGACGTGGCAGCTCGCGACGGCGGATCTGGACGATCCTCTGACCGGGAAGCGTCGCCCTATCACTTTCGACGGCGACGTCGTCCTGGCGGGCCGGACGGACATCGTGCACGCCCACCTCGGCCATCCGCTGGTCCAGCTCGCCACCCGCACGCTGCGTCAGGAGCTCTGGCAGCCGGTGCCATCGATCCACCGGGTCACTGCGGTTGTTGTCCCGGGGCTGCAGGACTCGTTCGCCGCCGCGGTCGCGCGGCTGGTTCTGGTGGGCGCCAGTGGTGTTCGACTGCACGAGGAGGTCTTCCTAGCAGGAACCCGGTTGCGTCGACGGCAGGAGCTCGGCGGGGAGTTGTCCGAGGAACTCCTGGCCGCCACCTTGGACGGTGACCATCTCATGCCGGTGCCGACGCCAGTTCTGCGGGCGATCGTCCAGCGTTGGAATGCGGAGGCGGACGAGCCCGAGGGCCTGCGAGGCCGCGTCGAGCGCTCGGTAGGCGTGCGTACTGAACGCCGTGTGCGCGAGCTGGTGACGGATCTCGATGCCCGTCTGGAGTCTGACCTGTCACGGGTGGATGGGATCTTCCAGCGTTTCGAGCAGACCCTCACGCGCTCCCTGGCCCGTATGGAACGAGAGGCTCGTGAGGCCGAGGAAACTCTCTTCGAGCCGGATGGGAGCGCTGCGCAGCGGCGTCGCGACATCCGTGAGGTGCAGCGCCGCCTCGGCGTCCTGTCCGAGGAGCGAGCGCGCGAGCAGATAGCCGTGCGAGCCCGCTATGCGCGTCCTGTGCCGCACGTCTTCATCGGTGCACTCGTCCTCGCCCTCACCCCTGATGATGCGGAGGTGGCAGCGTGA
- a CDS encoding HNH endonuclease yields the protein MSGAVSEHYVRAAALEWLSSVTLDGTIPVSRAQLRDDFRVSGDRFPLVDAGRGIRRPKGWSAALSILTAAPEGAPSRPYDDSEGADGLHRYKLRRDHRGAAENEGLRHAMLEQVPLMWFYGIRPGIFQAIFPVYLIGEEPEHSQFVMALTEEQRQIRPGSRVEETLRKYLLTMTRRRLHQPVFAGQVMLAYETRCAVCSLNHRELLDAAHIIPDNDPRGAPVVANGLALCKLHHAAYDKNILGIRPDYTVEIHHRLLHEVDGPMLRHGLQEHHGRPLMQVPARRVDRPDADRLMERYEAFLAA from the coding sequence GTGAGCGGAGCCGTCTCGGAGCACTACGTCAGAGCAGCCGCACTCGAGTGGCTGAGCAGCGTGACACTCGACGGAACCATCCCGGTCAGCCGCGCCCAGCTGCGGGACGACTTCCGCGTCAGTGGCGACCGATTCCCGCTCGTCGACGCTGGACGTGGCATCCGACGCCCGAAGGGTTGGTCGGCGGCGTTGAGCATTCTCACAGCGGCGCCCGAAGGTGCACCCTCGCGGCCGTACGACGACTCGGAGGGTGCCGACGGTCTCCACAGGTACAAGCTCCGTCGAGACCACCGCGGCGCTGCCGAGAACGAGGGGCTTCGTCACGCGATGCTCGAACAGGTGCCGCTGATGTGGTTCTACGGCATCCGGCCCGGGATCTTCCAGGCGATCTTCCCTGTGTACCTGATCGGCGAGGAGCCGGAGCACTCGCAGTTCGTCATGGCGTTGACCGAGGAACAGCGGCAGATCCGCCCGGGCAGCCGCGTCGAGGAGACGCTGCGAAAGTACCTGCTGACGATGACGCGACGACGTCTGCACCAGCCGGTGTTCGCGGGGCAGGTCATGTTGGCCTACGAGACGAGGTGTGCCGTCTGCTCGCTCAACCACAGGGAGCTCCTCGACGCTGCCCACATCATTCCCGACAACGATCCGCGGGGCGCACCGGTGGTCGCGAATGGACTTGCCCTGTGCAAGTTGCATCACGCGGCCTACGACAAGAACATCCTCGGGATCCGACCGGACTACACCGTCGAGATCCATCACAGGCTGCTCCACGAAGTGGACGGGCCGATGCTCCGTCACGGTTTGCAGGAGCACCACGGCCGGCCGCTCATGCAGGTACCCGCTCGCAGGGTGGACCGCCCGGACGCCGACCGCTTGATGGAACGCTACGAAGCCTTCCTCGCAGCCTGA